The Nitrospira sp. genome contains a region encoding:
- the sthA gene encoding Si-specific NAD(P)(+) transhydrogenase: MSTPTVFDIIVIGAGPAGQKAAIQGAKANKRVALIERERGIGGSCVYRGTIPSKTLRESALHLDVLKRASAAFEFNLRPDTQIATLLGRLEDVVKAHDTFMSQQLRRNGIFLFHGRACFVNDRVIEMQTVDGASQRFTADTIVIATGSRPRNPPEIPVDHEHILDSDSLLSMIYLPRSLTIIGGGVIGCEYASIFSLLGTQVTLVDQAPAPLQFMDQELVRQFITIFERQGGHYLGGQKVREVHWDGAAHVVTKLGSGMTVKSEKMLVALGRQANVEDLNLSAAGLQATAKGTLPVNQFCQTDVPHIYAAGDMVGAPTLASKAMEEGRRAVRHALNLPVGDAASTIPLGIYTIPEMASIGLDEKSARERYRDPLVGRAKFEEIARAQISGAGHGLLKMVADPDGERLLGIQIVGDSATELVHVGQLALQSTATIESFIDNVFNFPTYAEAYRIAALDILGQVAKRRSAKAA, from the coding sequence ATGAGTACACCAACTGTTTTTGACATCATCGTCATTGGAGCCGGCCCCGCCGGCCAAAAAGCGGCCATTCAGGGCGCCAAAGCCAACAAGCGCGTGGCGCTCATTGAACGGGAACGCGGCATCGGGGGCAGCTGTGTCTACCGCGGAACGATTCCCAGCAAGACGTTACGAGAAAGCGCCCTTCATCTTGATGTGCTCAAGCGAGCCAGCGCGGCCTTCGAATTCAACCTCAGACCTGACACACAAATCGCCACCCTTCTGGGCCGGCTGGAAGACGTAGTGAAGGCGCATGATACGTTCATGAGCCAACAGCTGCGGCGCAACGGCATCTTCCTTTTCCACGGCCGCGCGTGCTTCGTCAACGACCGTGTGATCGAAATGCAGACTGTTGACGGAGCCAGTCAACGCTTCACCGCCGACACCATTGTGATTGCCACCGGGTCGCGCCCGAGAAATCCGCCGGAGATTCCCGTCGATCACGAACATATCCTCGACAGCGACTCACTCCTTTCAATGATCTATTTGCCGCGCTCGCTGACGATCATCGGTGGTGGCGTCATCGGATGCGAGTATGCCTCGATTTTCTCTCTGTTGGGCACGCAGGTGACGTTGGTCGATCAAGCCCCCGCGCCCCTTCAGTTTATGGACCAAGAGCTGGTCCGGCAATTCATCACAATTTTCGAGCGACAGGGCGGGCACTACCTGGGAGGGCAGAAAGTACGGGAAGTCCATTGGGATGGCGCAGCGCACGTCGTCACAAAACTTGGCAGCGGTATGACCGTGAAAAGCGAAAAGATGCTCGTTGCGCTCGGAAGGCAAGCGAATGTCGAGGATCTCAATCTGAGCGCCGCAGGGCTCCAGGCCACGGCTAAGGGTACTCTTCCGGTCAACCAATTCTGTCAGACGGATGTCCCTCACATCTACGCAGCCGGAGATATGGTCGGTGCGCCGACCCTGGCGTCAAAAGCCATGGAGGAGGGCCGCAGGGCTGTCCGCCACGCCCTCAACCTCCCGGTCGGCGATGCCGCCTCCACCATTCCACTGGGCATCTATACGATTCCGGAAATGGCCAGTATCGGCCTTGACGAGAAAAGTGCACGGGAACGGTACAGAGATCCGCTGGTCGGACGGGCCAAGTTCGAAGAAATCGCTCGCGCACAGATATCCGGTGCCGGCCATGGTCTCCTCAAGATGGTGGCTGATCCCGACGGCGAGCGGCTCCTGGGCATTCAAATCGTCGGGGATTCCGCCACGGAACTGGTGCACGTGGGCCAATTGGCTCTTCAAAGCACCGCAACCATCGAATCCTTCATCGATAACGTCTTCAACTTTCCGACCTATGCCGAGGCCTACCGGATCGCCGCGCTTGATATCCTGGGCCAAGTGGCAAAACGTCGATCGGCTAAAGCCGCGTAG
- a CDS encoding HDOD domain-containing protein, with protein sequence MPPDLQSAPAPLEKLEQLLNQKVEKGEVELPLLPQVASQVMALTSDPSADAAKLSSLIHQDQALAAHVLRIANSPAYMPRSPVVSLQHAVAMLGINLLSEIAFTASLKTGAFQVPGYEDDVKRLWRHSLGSGAFAKEVARIRRVNVESAYLCGLLHGIGKPVVLRTVTTLARDQKITLDGSALRMLIDGYHTRVGHLIAEKWNLPKPVMEAIQHYSDYDHATAFKQDCMLTCVADRLASNLLAPEDMPDETLREHPVFTELNLYPNDIDQLVAGKDKVLAIVNAMNL encoded by the coding sequence ATGCCTCCTGACCTCCAGTCAGCACCTGCTCCTCTTGAGAAGCTCGAACAGCTTCTGAATCAAAAGGTCGAAAAAGGAGAGGTTGAGCTTCCGTTATTGCCTCAAGTCGCCAGCCAGGTCATGGCCTTGACGTCGGACCCTTCGGCAGACGCGGCCAAACTGTCTTCGCTCATCCATCAGGATCAGGCCCTCGCGGCGCACGTGCTCCGCATCGCCAATTCGCCCGCGTACATGCCGCGAAGCCCCGTCGTCTCTCTTCAACACGCCGTCGCCATGCTCGGCATCAACTTGCTGTCCGAAATCGCCTTCACCGCTTCGCTAAAAACAGGGGCATTCCAGGTGCCGGGATATGAGGACGACGTGAAGCGATTGTGGCGGCATTCGTTAGGCAGCGGCGCGTTCGCAAAGGAAGTCGCGCGGATACGACGCGTGAATGTGGAAAGCGCATACCTGTGCGGCCTCTTACATGGAATCGGAAAGCCCGTCGTCTTGCGCACCGTCACGACGCTCGCCCGTGACCAGAAAATCACCTTGGACGGCTCAGCGCTTCGCATGCTGATCGATGGGTACCATACGCGTGTCGGCCACCTCATCGCAGAAAAATGGAACCTCCCCAAACCGGTCATGGAAGCCATTCAACACTATAGTGATTACGATCACGCCACGGCGTTCAAACAGGACTGCATGCTCACCTGCGTTGCCGATCGACTGGCCAGCAATCTGCTCGCACCCGAAGACATGCCTGATGAAACATTGCGCGAGCATCCGGTATTCACGGAGTTGAACCTGTATCCTAATGACATTGACCAGCTCGTCGCGGGGAAGGACAAGGTGCTGGCCATCGTCAACGCGATGAACCTATGA
- a CDS encoding cupin domain-containing protein — protein sequence MEVVTLADFQQFNSQKMKKNNVFQTDRFFCDIYCFEPGQEQTGHVHGHQDKVYIVLEGQGTFQVGTDQQVLDAGQGTLAPAGQEHGVKNHTTGRLKVLVFMAPNPA from the coding sequence ATGGAGGTTGTCACACTTGCGGACTTCCAGCAATTCAATAGTCAGAAAATGAAGAAGAACAATGTGTTTCAAACGGACCGGTTCTTCTGCGACATCTACTGCTTTGAGCCGGGCCAAGAGCAAACGGGGCATGTGCATGGTCATCAAGACAAGGTGTACATTGTCTTAGAGGGTCAAGGAACATTTCAGGTCGGCACTGATCAGCAAGTACTCGATGCGGGGCAGGGCACTCTGGCACCGGCTGGGCAAGAGCATGGTGTGAAGAACCATACAACCGGGCGGCTTAAGGTCTTGGTGTTTATGGCCCCCAATCCGGCCTGA
- a CDS encoding cytochrome c yields the protein MTRRNVRLSLLVIGCALIFSGGIASAEDLPPLAPVPPDYADKKMPAGGWTDAKAIEEGGKIYRGEFKTEVNCSSCHGKDGAPVKKGARDLRDPKIVCRFSDAYWFWRVAEGVPKTKMKANKGLLSEEQIWQVMAYENQFSHGGKPADRSCYKP from the coding sequence ATGACGAGAAGGAATGTGAGGCTATCGCTTCTGGTAATCGGGTGCGCACTGATTTTTTCGGGAGGCATAGCCTCCGCCGAGGATCTTCCCCCGTTGGCTCCGGTTCCACCCGATTATGCCGACAAGAAAATGCCGGCCGGTGGGTGGACTGACGCAAAAGCCATCGAGGAGGGAGGAAAGATTTATAGGGGTGAATTCAAGACCGAGGTCAACTGCAGCAGTTGCCACGGAAAGGACGGCGCACCGGTGAAAAAGGGTGCACGGGACCTTCGTGATCCCAAAATCGTCTGCCGCTTCTCAGACGCGTACTGGTTCTGGCGCGTCGCCGAAGGAGTTCCAAAGACAAAGATGAAAGCCAATAAGGGCCTCCTATCGGAAGAGCAGATCTGGCAGGTGATGGCATATGAAAACCAGTTTTCGCATGGGGGTAAGCCGGCCGACCGTTCGTGTTACAAACCCTAG
- a CDS encoding transketolase: MAGSLASSELLTALHNKATQLRIDSVRATSEAGSGHPSSCASAADIVAALFFSVMRYDPHNPKAPNSDRFVLSKGHAAPLLYAAWAEAGLFPTSDLLKLRTLKSDLEGHPTPRLPFVDMATGSLGQGLPVGVGIALNAKFIDKLDYRTYVVMGDGESVEGSVWEAAEIARQYGLDNLCAIVDVNRLGQSDPTMLQHDMEAYRSRWAGFGWHAIVVDGHDIAAILQAFDEATRTKGRPTVVLARTYKGKGISFIENKADWHGKPLKKGEETQRALDELTKQLHPNGASIQIPKPSAPAATPAPVGAMPAPPYKLGDSVATREAFGAALEALGSVNPSVVALDADVKNSTYTDKFGKKFSSRFFESFIAEQTMVGAAAGLAACGKIPFAATFACFLSRAYDFIRMAAISGSNIKLVGTHVGVSIGEDGPSQMGLEDIAMMAAQPNVTVLYPSDGNSTYHLVEAAANHKGMVYVRAGRPKNPVIYGPEERFHIGGSKVVRQSVSDVLTIVAAGVTLFEALKAHDQLKSNGIAVRVIDLYSIAPIDRHTLLDSGRATQSRILTVEDHYAHGGLGDAVLSAVATEGIKVHKLAVREIPHSGKPEELVDHYGIGVRSIVEAAKQIIK, encoded by the coding sequence ATGGCCGGTTCACTTGCCTCGTCCGAACTGCTGACCGCCTTACACAATAAAGCGACCCAACTTCGCATCGACAGTGTGCGGGCTACCAGCGAAGCAGGGAGCGGCCATCCGTCAAGCTGCGCGTCTGCCGCCGACATCGTTGCCGCATTGTTTTTCTCCGTCATGCGTTACGATCCGCACAATCCTAAGGCGCCTAACAGCGACCGTTTTGTCTTGTCGAAAGGACATGCCGCTCCGCTGCTCTATGCGGCGTGGGCAGAAGCCGGGCTTTTCCCGACAAGCGATCTTCTTAAACTGCGCACTCTGAAGTCCGATCTTGAAGGACATCCCACTCCGCGTTTGCCGTTTGTGGATATGGCGACCGGGTCACTGGGACAGGGACTTCCCGTGGGCGTCGGCATCGCCCTCAATGCGAAGTTCATAGACAAACTCGATTACCGAACCTACGTGGTGATGGGGGATGGAGAATCGGTCGAAGGTTCGGTGTGGGAGGCAGCCGAGATCGCACGCCAATACGGTTTGGATAATTTGTGCGCGATCGTGGATGTGAACCGGCTCGGGCAAAGCGATCCTACCATGCTGCAACACGACATGGAGGCCTACCGTTCCCGATGGGCAGGATTTGGCTGGCATGCGATCGTCGTCGACGGCCATGATATCGCAGCAATCCTCCAGGCTTTCGACGAGGCGACCCGCACCAAAGGGCGGCCGACCGTGGTCCTGGCCCGAACGTACAAAGGCAAGGGCATTTCGTTCATCGAGAACAAAGCAGATTGGCACGGCAAACCGCTGAAGAAAGGGGAAGAGACCCAGCGGGCTCTCGACGAACTGACGAAGCAATTACACCCGAATGGTGCCTCTATTCAGATCCCAAAACCATCGGCCCCCGCCGCCACACCGGCCCCGGTCGGTGCGATGCCGGCACCGCCGTACAAACTCGGCGACTCCGTCGCGACGCGCGAAGCCTTCGGCGCAGCACTCGAGGCCTTGGGGTCTGTCAACCCCTCGGTGGTTGCGCTGGATGCCGACGTGAAGAATTCGACATATACCGACAAATTCGGGAAGAAATTCTCCAGCCGGTTCTTCGAAAGTTTTATCGCGGAACAAACTATGGTCGGGGCTGCAGCCGGTCTTGCAGCGTGCGGGAAAATCCCTTTTGCTGCGACATTTGCCTGTTTTTTGAGCCGCGCCTACGATTTTATCCGCATGGCCGCCATCAGCGGATCGAACATCAAACTCGTCGGGACACATGTCGGTGTGAGCATCGGTGAGGATGGTCCGTCACAAATGGGACTGGAAGACATCGCGATGATGGCGGCGCAACCAAACGTCACGGTGCTGTACCCCTCAGACGGTAACTCGACCTATCACTTGGTCGAAGCCGCCGCCAACCATAAAGGAATGGTCTACGTGCGTGCCGGAAGACCGAAAAACCCGGTGATTTATGGCCCGGAAGAGCGTTTCCATATCGGCGGCAGCAAAGTCGTCCGGCAGAGCGTTTCGGATGTACTCACCATCGTGGCCGCAGGAGTCACGTTGTTCGAGGCGTTGAAAGCGCATGACCAGCTGAAGTCGAACGGCATTGCGGTTCGCGTCATCGATCTCTACAGTATCGCCCCCATCGATAGACACACCTTATTGGATAGCGGCCGCGCTACACAGTCCCGAATTCTCACGGTTGAGGATCACTACGCCCACGGAGGCCTTGGCGATGCCGTCCTCAGTGCCGTCGCAACCGAGGGGATCAAGGTCCACAAACTCGCCGTCCGGGAAATCCCGCATAGTGGGAAACCCGAAGAACTCGTGGATCATTATGGCATTGGAGTGCGGTCTATTGTCGAGGCAGCCAAACAGATCATCAAATAG
- a CDS encoding fibronectin type III domain-containing protein, whose product MKTHVISINLVYKKFAIALAHLMMLSVIVLPLAGCGDDGGGAPPISSLSTPTEAPSGTDTPPGEVDGSDSTIPQNNVAESDHDNRLTELAELNPELSEEEEDPTISMTPTPAGVTARLSWDASTDPNVAGYHVYYGKESSGEPGSCSYEGSQGVTAPPATINGLEPNTPYFFAISAYGGEEGELESPCSNEVLVVTPPAQS is encoded by the coding sequence ATGAAGACTCATGTGATTTCGATCAATCTGGTCTATAAGAAGTTTGCCATCGCGTTGGCCCATCTCATGATGCTAAGTGTCATCGTCCTTCCACTGGCCGGATGCGGTGACGATGGCGGAGGAGCACCACCCATCTCTTCACTCTCCACACCGACAGAAGCTCCTTCTGGAACGGACACCCCTCCTGGTGAAGTCGACGGGTCTGACTCTACTATTCCTCAGAACAACGTGGCGGAGTCAGACCATGATAACCGTCTAACTGAACTCGCAGAATTAAACCCTGAACTTTCTGAGGAAGAGGAAGACCCGACGATCTCAATGACCCCCACTCCAGCCGGGGTCACTGCGCGGTTGTCATGGGACGCGTCCACTGATCCCAATGTGGCCGGTTACCATGTCTATTACGGAAAAGAATCATCTGGAGAGCCTGGCTCATGTTCCTATGAGGGAAGCCAAGGGGTTACAGCTCCGCCGGCCACAATTAACGGACTTGAGCCCAATACACCCTATTTCTTTGCAATCAGTGCGTACGGCGGTGAGGAGGGCGAATTGGAAAGCCCCTGTTCGAATGAAGTACTCGTAGTCACACCTCCTGCCCAAAGCTGA
- a CDS encoding sulfite exporter TauE/SafE family protein translates to MDTVVLVLITFVAATVNGALGYGFSSITVPVALLFYTNRILNPALVLIELVLNSYVLFMNRKSVPNIWRRVTPILIGLVIGIGIGSYILFLVQPAWIKFVTYFFLLPLILLQAAGIRKPIQAERVIAVPFGVGIGTLYSVTTISGPPLALLFNNQGYAKQDFRAALGVIRVAESSLTAIAYGFIGFYSAGSMEIIPYIIPSVMIGIPLGTYLIRLMDPETFRRICMAFDGLIVGFGLSRVLTELNLASTVTTYSILSIVILINGYLLFRFFRDRADPHRIPS, encoded by the coding sequence ATGGATACAGTTGTTCTTGTCCTGATTACGTTTGTCGCCGCCACGGTCAATGGCGCGCTGGGGTACGGCTTTTCTTCCATCACCGTTCCTGTCGCTTTATTGTTTTACACCAATCGCATTTTGAACCCGGCCCTTGTGCTCATTGAACTCGTCCTCAATAGCTATGTGCTGTTCATGAATCGAAAAAGTGTCCCGAACATCTGGCGACGGGTGACTCCCATTCTCATCGGCTTAGTCATCGGAATCGGCATCGGCAGCTACATTCTCTTTCTGGTTCAGCCGGCATGGATCAAGTTCGTCACCTATTTCTTTCTGTTACCGTTGATTCTGCTTCAGGCTGCCGGCATCCGGAAACCCATTCAAGCTGAACGTGTCATTGCCGTCCCCTTTGGGGTGGGAATTGGCACACTCTATTCCGTCACGACCATTTCCGGCCCTCCGCTCGCTCTTCTCTTCAATAATCAGGGTTATGCCAAGCAAGACTTCCGGGCCGCATTGGGAGTCATACGCGTCGCGGAATCCTCGCTCACGGCCATCGCCTATGGATTCATCGGCTTCTACAGCGCCGGCAGTATGGAAATTATTCCTTACATTATTCCGAGTGTCATGATCGGGATCCCTTTAGGAACGTATCTCATTCGCTTGATGGATCCCGAGACATTCCGGCGCATTTGCATGGCGTTCGATGGATTGATCGTTGGGTTTGGCCTCTCTCGAGTCTTGACTGAATTAAACCTTGCCTCAACCGTCACCACCTACAGCATTCTGTCGATCGTGATTCTGATCAACGGCTATTTGCTGTTCAGGTTTTTTAGAGATCGCGCCGACCCCCATCGAATTCCGTCTTGA
- a CDS encoding Rrf2 family transcriptional regulator, with translation MKLSKKSEYGLRALLELTLAHGHATLQRHDIAARQHIPIEFLEQILLMLKRAGLVSSRRGVKGGYTLIKPPKDVTLGQVIRILDGPLAPIGCVSKTAYQKCGDCPYANMARCPVQQVMGTVRDAIAGILDHYTLADFASGRYKD, from the coding sequence ATGAAGCTCTCGAAAAAAAGCGAGTACGGTCTTCGAGCCTTACTTGAACTGACGCTGGCACATGGCCATGCCACGCTGCAGAGGCATGACATTGCGGCTCGACAGCATATCCCCATCGAATTTTTGGAGCAGATTCTCCTAATGCTCAAACGAGCCGGGCTCGTTTCCAGTCGGCGAGGAGTAAAGGGGGGATACACCCTTATCAAGCCGCCGAAGGATGTCACCCTGGGGCAAGTGATCCGCATACTCGACGGTCCTCTTGCTCCAATCGGTTGTGTCAGTAAGACGGCGTATCAAAAATGCGGTGATTGCCCTTATGCCAATATGGCGCGCTGCCCGGTACAGCAGGTGATGGGTACAGTCCGTGACGCGATCGCCGGAATTTTGGATCACTATACACTTGCCGACTTTGCATCCGGCCGTTACAAGGACTGA
- the radA gene encoding DNA repair protein RadA produces MKPKIVFSCQSCGHQAPRWLGRCPDCGGWNTMKEERQAATGKGRPAAMKTVQAAATPISDIEVVGEDRRLTHIGEFDRVLGGGVIPGSVILIGGDPGIGKTTLLLQVLPKLAAKDTPVLYVSGEESPRQIKMRGQRLGIEHPHLLILAETSLEQILKAVQDIEPAAVVVDSIQTVYTEQLTSAPGSISQVQEVAGQLMWFAKRAGVPVFIIGHVTKEGAIAGPRLLEHIVDTVLYFEGDKGHSYRILRAVKNRFGSTNEIGVFQMKDAGLEEVNNPSELFLAERPHRSTGSVVVSSLEGTRPILVELQALVSSTSYAMPKRMANGVELNRVSLLLAVMEKRLGVHLSGQDVYVNVVGGMHIDEPAIDLGIVAAVTSSLREVPVEPGMLLLGEVGLGGEVRAVSQAEARIREAAKMGFKRCILPERNLTKLEPIEGMDLIGIQEVREALDAVLA; encoded by the coding sequence TTGAAACCCAAGATCGTTTTTTCGTGCCAGTCCTGTGGACACCAAGCGCCACGGTGGCTTGGCCGATGCCCAGACTGCGGCGGCTGGAACACGATGAAGGAGGAGCGGCAGGCGGCGACCGGTAAGGGGCGTCCCGCTGCGATGAAAACAGTTCAGGCTGCAGCGACGCCCATCTCCGATATCGAGGTAGTAGGGGAGGATCGTCGGCTCACGCACATCGGAGAATTTGACAGGGTTCTGGGGGGTGGCGTGATTCCCGGCTCGGTGATCTTGATCGGAGGAGATCCGGGGATCGGCAAGACGACGCTTTTGTTGCAAGTCCTGCCGAAGTTGGCCGCGAAGGACACACCCGTTCTGTATGTCTCCGGCGAAGAGTCTCCTCGACAAATCAAGATGCGCGGGCAGCGTCTGGGTATCGAGCATCCGCATTTGCTCATTTTGGCCGAAACGTCCCTTGAGCAGATCTTGAAAGCGGTGCAGGATATTGAGCCGGCCGCCGTGGTGGTCGATTCGATTCAAACCGTCTACACGGAACAGCTGACGTCCGCTCCCGGCAGCATTAGTCAGGTGCAGGAGGTAGCCGGGCAGCTTATGTGGTTTGCCAAGCGGGCGGGAGTTCCTGTCTTCATCATTGGGCATGTCACCAAGGAAGGGGCCATCGCCGGGCCTCGGTTGCTGGAACATATCGTCGATACGGTCTTGTATTTTGAAGGCGACAAGGGACATAGCTACCGAATCCTCCGCGCCGTGAAAAATCGTTTTGGCTCGACGAACGAGATCGGTGTCTTTCAAATGAAGGATGCGGGGCTCGAAGAAGTGAACAACCCTTCAGAACTGTTCTTGGCTGAGCGTCCTCATAGGAGTACTGGGTCGGTGGTCGTGTCGAGTCTCGAAGGGACCAGGCCAATCCTGGTGGAACTCCAAGCGTTGGTCTCTTCAACCAGCTATGCGATGCCCAAGCGGATGGCGAACGGGGTGGAGTTGAATCGAGTCTCGCTCTTGCTCGCCGTGATGGAGAAGCGGTTGGGCGTACACCTCTCCGGACAGGATGTCTATGTGAACGTCGTCGGAGGGATGCATATTGATGAGCCGGCAATCGACCTAGGCATTGTGGCGGCCGTCACATCAAGCTTGCGGGAGGTGCCCGTCGAGCCTGGGATGTTGTTATTAGGGGAAGTCGGGTTAGGTGGAGAGGTGCGTGCCGTCAGCCAAGCCGAAGCGCGCATCCGCGAAGCGGCCAAGATGGGATTTAAACGCTGCATTTTGCCTGAGCGGAATCTGACCAAGCTGGAGCCTATCGAGGGGATGGATTTGATCGGCATTCAAGAAGTGCGAGAGGCGCTCGATGCGGTATTGGCGTAG
- the tsaB gene encoding tRNA (adenosine(37)-N6)-threonylcarbamoyltransferase complex dimerization subunit type 1 TsaB translates to MNILAVETATTWQSVAIVKDDFVLATHEQEAGGAHGSLLLPTIHRLLAQSELQLRDIGGLACSIGPGSFTGIRVGLATCLGLRAASGRPLALVPTLEAMAWRARTATTPVCPVLISRRGEVYWAIFRWTQDGRLNRVLGEQVGSPRALAQSLSERTLVFGAGWSSMECEIRAALPASATVTVGSIEVFKPSAVPVALLGRERLRRGEIADDVVAPLYVQRVEAEIQYERSGGVSPVARRQKRIEKKVAERLARGRRR, encoded by the coding sequence ATGAACATTCTCGCGGTTGAAACGGCCACGACCTGGCAGAGTGTGGCGATCGTCAAAGACGATTTCGTCTTGGCCACGCATGAGCAGGAAGCCGGCGGCGCCCACGGATCTCTACTTTTGCCTACGATCCATCGACTCCTCGCTCAATCCGAATTACAACTCCGTGACATCGGCGGCCTCGCGTGTTCGATCGGGCCAGGCTCGTTTACGGGTATCCGTGTAGGACTTGCGACATGCCTAGGACTGCGGGCTGCAAGCGGACGTCCATTGGCACTGGTCCCAACCTTGGAAGCAATGGCGTGGCGTGCAAGAACGGCAACGACTCCGGTGTGTCCGGTGTTGATCAGTCGTCGAGGAGAGGTGTACTGGGCAATTTTTCGCTGGACGCAGGATGGGCGATTGAATCGCGTGTTGGGTGAACAAGTCGGGAGTCCACGGGCTTTGGCACAGAGCCTCTCCGAGCGCACGCTGGTATTCGGAGCAGGATGGTCCTCGATGGAGTGCGAGATTCGAGCGGCATTGCCCGCGTCTGCGACCGTGACGGTAGGATCTATAGAGGTCTTTAAACCTTCGGCCGTGCCCGTGGCGTTGCTCGGAAGAGAACGGCTTCGACGAGGCGAGATCGCGGACGATGTGGTTGCACCGCTCTATGTTCAGCGAGTCGAAGCGGAAATACAGTATGAGCGGTCAGGGGGAGTGTCACCGGTCGCACGACGGCAGAAGCGCATCGAAAAGAAAGTTGCTGAACGATTGGCCAGAGGCCGTCGGCGGTAG
- the rimI gene encoding ribosomal protein S18-alanine N-acetyltransferase, which translates to MNNGALGEVEILPATPDMLPDILSLEEACFSSPWTRKMLEAELTGNQFAHFFVAVHGGRAEALARASIIGYHCFWIVFEELRLMNLAVRATMRRQGVGRALAAEAIRLGLEQGATRAVLEVRASNEPARALYARMGFAPISTRPQYYTNPIEDAVLMELSPLVMHGGQRRNRVSAGGGESV; encoded by the coding sequence ATGAATAACGGGGCTCTTGGTGAGGTTGAGATCCTCCCGGCGACGCCGGATATGTTGCCGGACATCCTGTCGTTGGAAGAGGCTTGCTTCTCGTCCCCCTGGACGCGCAAAATGCTGGAAGCAGAATTGACCGGAAACCAATTCGCACATTTTTTCGTTGCGGTGCATGGCGGAAGAGCGGAGGCGCTGGCCAGAGCCAGCATCATCGGGTACCATTGTTTCTGGATCGTGTTTGAAGAGCTTCGACTGATGAATTTAGCCGTCAGAGCAACCATGCGGAGGCAAGGGGTCGGACGTGCTCTTGCGGCTGAAGCCATCCGCCTGGGTCTGGAGCAAGGGGCCACTCGGGCGGTTCTCGAAGTCAGAGCTTCGAATGAACCGGCACGCGCGCTTTATGCCCGTATGGGGTTCGCGCCGATCAGCACACGCCCTCAGTACTATACCAATCCCATTGAAGACGCAGTACTCATGGAATTGAGCCCGCTTGTGATGCACGGTGGCCAACGCCGAAACCGTGTGTCGGCCGGTGGAGGTGAATCAGTCTAA
- a CDS encoding YdcH family protein, with the protein MLTEDAIVEQLRHSNTEFRELEESHHRLDLELNELQRRHVLTPTEEVEKKRMQKEKLAKKDKLAELIRHYREQGLQPTQ; encoded by the coding sequence ATGTTGACGGAAGACGCGATTGTCGAACAGCTTCGCCACTCCAACACCGAATTCCGGGAATTGGAAGAGTCCCACCATCGCCTGGATCTTGAACTGAATGAGCTGCAGAGACGCCATGTCCTGACGCCGACCGAAGAGGTCGAGAAAAAACGGATGCAAAAAGAAAAACTGGCGAAGAAAGACAAACTCGCCGAACTTATTCGCCACTATCGCGAACAAGGGCTGCAGCCCACCCAATGA